A window of Lytechinus pictus isolate F3 Inbred chromosome 7, Lp3.0, whole genome shotgun sequence contains these coding sequences:
- the LOC129265174 gene encoding Bardet-Biedl syndrome 1 protein-like, with protein MSVESEKNELSNVDKSSIMSHEGNTKWLDAHNDPVASLYTFSSCMAFSDISGDGEAKLVIADLGTGTFDMKLKVYKGTTLISENAIIDLPTGVCTFYMDNNEPRVPAIGVASGPYLYVYKNLRPYFKFTLPPLDVNPVEQDLWNQAREDKIDVTVLREMLDSIRREGNEGALTVRSLKFLMLQDREQMESFANLHKVGQLKRQTVITCLDTLHKSTSDDDAISCLVVGTESREIYVLDPEAFTILTKMAVPSVPVFLSVSGLYDVEFRIIMSCRNGNVYTLKRGMKMAKLCFELNSQPVGLQRVGKNIIVGCMDQTLQCYTTKGKKLWTVYLPAAITTMDLMDHRQKGFKAVMVALRNGEVHIYRDKFLINSIKTEDIITGLKFGRFGREDSTLVMSTKRGGLIVKILKRNAAFEDKDMVRGPPASQQQKLNVPKKTKVFVDQTMREREHGVSMHRMFQHDLYRLRLTTARAFVKALDSSLTPVSNNLNEPIKLSAHVHGIGPTFKLTVSLQNTSLSKPSLGLLISFLYDEKLYSLQKTMIPVPILVPGLNYTYETLVECMSDKGIADVIKVFVVKEGRSTPIITAVINMPVSETMVVV; from the exons CCATGAAGGAAATACAAAGTGGCTTGATGCTCACAATGACCCTGTTGCAAGCCTATATACCTTCTCATCATGTATGG CCTTTTCGGACATATCTGGGGATGGAGAAGCAAAGCTCGTCATCGCCGACCTTGGAACAGGAACTTTTGACATGAAGCTTAAGGTTTACAAAGGAACTACCCTGATAAGTGAGAATGCTATCATTGATCTACCAACAGGTGTCTGTACATTCTACATGGATAACAATGAACCTAGAGTACCAG CTATTGGTGTAGCATCAGGTCCATACTTGTACGTCTACAAGAATCTGAGGCCTTATTTCAAGTTTACTCTCCCTCCTCTCGATGTGAACCCAGTTGAACAAGACTTATGGAATCAGGCTAGAGAA GATAAAATTGATGTCACTGTCCTGAGGGAAATGCTAGATAGCATAAGACGAGAAGGAAATGAGGGAGCCCTAACCGTTAGATCTCTCAA gTTTTTAATGTTACAAGACAGGGAACAGATGGAATCATTTGCTAATTTACATAAAGTAGGCCAGCTTAAAAGACAG actgtAATAACCTGTCTTGATACATTGCATAAGAGCACATCTGATGATGATGCCATCAGTTGTTTAGTAGTTGGAACGGAGAGTAGAGAGATCTATGTCTTAGACCCAGAGGCTTTCACCATTCTTACAAAG ATGGCTGTTCCAAGTGTTCCAGTATTTCTGAGTGTATCAGGGCTGTATGATGTAGAGTTTAGAATCATTATGTCATGTAGGAATGGAAATGTTTATACACTCAAGAG AGGGATGAAGATGGCCAAACTTTGCTTTGAGTTGAATTCACAACCCGTTGGTCTACAGAGGGTTGGTAAAAACATCATAGTTGGCTGCATGGATCAGACATTACAGTGTTACACTACAAAG GGTAAGAAGCTATGGACAGTATACCTACCTGCTGCTATTACTACAATGGATCTAATGGATCATAGACAGAAGGGATTTAAAGCAGTCATGGTTGCTCTCAGGAATGGTGAAGTTCACATCTACAGGGATAAGTTCCtcattaactctatcaaaacaGAG GACATCATCACTGGTCTAAAGTTTGGTAGGTTTGGTCGTGAGGATAGCACCCTTGTAATGAGTACCAAGCGAGGGGGTCTTATTGTCAAGATCCTCAAGAGAAATGCAGCCTTTGAAGATAAAGACATGGTTAGAGGACCTCCGGCTTCACAGCAACAGAAGCTTAATGTTCCCAAGAAAACCAAGGTCTTTGTAGATCAGACTATGAGAGAGAGGGAACATGGTGTCT CTATGCATCGGATGTTCCAGCATGACCTGTATAGGTTACGGCTCACTACAGCTAGAGCGTTTGTGAAGGCCCTAGATTCAAGCCTCACACCAGTCTCTAATAACCTCAATGAACCCATCAAGCTCTCAGCTCAT GTCCATGGTATAGGACCAACATTCAAGTTGACTGTGAGTTTACAGAACACATCCTTAAGCAAACCATCTTTAGGTCTACTTATCAGCTTCCTGTATGATGAGAAGCTGTACTCTCTACAGAAGACCATGATCCCA gtACCTATCCTTGTTCCTGGTCTGAACTACACCTATGAGACACTGGTAGAATGCATGAGTGATAAAGGAATAGCTGATGTTATAAAG gTATTTGTTGTTAAAGAAGGCAGAAGTACACCTATCATCACAGCAGTTATCAACATGCCAGTCAGTGAGACCATGGTTGTTGTTTGA